Proteins encoded within one genomic window of Pygocentrus nattereri isolate fPygNat1 chromosome 9, fPygNat1.pri, whole genome shotgun sequence:
- the lactbl1a gene encoding putative beta-lactamase-like 1 has translation MKVKWTKLGMVFFLLLSLVMTGCFIWQYRLPKAKPEAETIMQEVKEEKLCPRFPEPAPLEHPIPVLMEALEKVDALLRNSIDTTRLPAISAIVIYNDSVLWNGNFGRRNASDPMSPPPNEYTVYRIASLSKIFPTLMLYKLWEDGDVGSLDDPLGKYVKNFTIKNPLGKEGDLELKPLADSQASRSRSEMPVHGPSVTLRRMASQLSGLPRRLRGTTLLWNGQTQAAVDLLQDDVLVADPGTKCHYSNLAFSLLAHVMAEKVTGTDYQSWVAKNILQPLSMEDTSFDITSDMERQMAVGVYSSGQPAPLYDLGWYRPSGQMYSTAADMAKLVMVLLGAYNRRVLRDDTLKTMLTPLFHCDSTYFANQTGTPWEVYDQLEYQIIRKDGDLDGYSASLSLVPRLKLGLVILMAGTKPANTDLVTKAYSYLIPAMESAFRDAPRVLIPPPDPAPYVGYFTYSNITFYEIKAGSEGVLSMQQFGPEVDEMVPLKYRTWKLSYLKDRVFQVVFEKEYPCQLKVNTASVSLESQDRQLFNFYSFNRKALTPGFDAPGLNTYKVMRIANKPIFTN, from the exons ATGAAGGTGAAGTGGACTAAACTAGGCATGGTCTTCTTCTTGCTGCTGTCTCTTGTCATGACTGGCTGTTTCATTTGGCAGTACAGGCTTCCCAAAGCCAAACCAG AGGCTGAAACGATAATGCAAGAGGTAAAAGAGGAGAAGCTATGCCCGCGTTTCCCAGAGCCTGCACCACTGGAGCACCCCATCCCTGTCCTCATGGAGGCTCTCGAAAAG GTGGATGCTCTGTTGAGGAATAGCATCGACACAACAAGACTGCCAGCGATCTCAGCCATCGTCATATATAATGACTCTGTGCTCTGGAATGGAAACTTTGGTAGAAGAAATGCCAGTGACCCAATGTCTCCTCCACCAAATGAGTACACAGTTTACAG AATTGCCAGTCTGTCGAAGATCTTCCCCACTTTGATGCTGTATAAGCTGTGGGAGGATGGCGACGTGGGATCTCTGGATGACCCTCTGGGGAAGTATGTGAAGAATTTCACCATAAAGAATCCTCTTGGGAAAGAGGGGGATCTGGAGCTGAAGCCTCTCGCAGATAGTCAGGCATCCAGGAGCAGGAGCGAGATGCCGGTCCATGGTCCCTCTGTCACTCTCAGGAGGATGGCCAGTCAGCTGTCAG GGTTACCCCGGCGGCTCAGAGGGACCACTCTGCTCTGGAACGGCCAAACTCAGGCTGCAGTTGATTTATTACAGGATGATGTTCTTGTGGCAGACCCGGGAACAAA ATGCCACTACAGTAACCTGGCCTTCTCCCTGCTGGCACATGTTATGGCAGAAAAGGTGACAGGAACCGATTATCAGAGCTGGGTGGCCAAAAATATCCTCCAGCCATTAAGCATGGAGGACACCAGTTTTGACATCACCTCAGACATGGAGCGCCAGATGGCGGTGGGCGTTTACTCGAGTGGACAGCCTGCGCCTCTCTACGACCTCGGCTGGTACCGGCCCTCTGGACAGATGTATTCCACTGCCGCAGACATGGCCAAGCTGGTGATGGTTCTGCTGGGTGCATACAACCGCAGAGTCCTCCGGGACGACACCCTCAAGACCATGCTGACACCTCTCTTCCACTGTGACAGCACCTACTTCGCAAACCAAACGGGCACACCTTGGGAGGTATATGATCAGCTGGAGTACCAGATTATCCGTAAAGATGGAGATCTGGACGGCTAttcggcctctctctctcttgtgccACGTCTAAAGCTGGGCTTAGTCATTTTGATGGCTGGGACCAAGCCTGCCAACACGGACCTTGTGACCAAGGCCTATAGTTACCTCATCCCTGCCATGGAGAGTGCCTTCAGAGATGCACCTCGCGTCCTTATCCCTCCTCCTGATCCGGCTCCCTATGTAGGCTATTTTACTTACAGCAATATTACCTTCTATGAGATCAAAGCTGGGTCAGAAGGGGTGCTGTCCATGCAGCAGTTTggaccagaggtggacgaaatGGTGCCTCTGAAGTACAGGACTTGGAAGTTGAGTTATTTAAAGGACAGGGTGTTCCAGGTGGTGTTTGAGAAGGAGTACCCCTGTCAGCTGAAAGTCAATACTGCATCTGTTTCACTGGAGTCTCAGGACAGACAGCTGTTTAACTTTTACAGCTTTAACAGGAAGGCCCTCACACCGGGATTTGATGCCCCTGGTCTAAACACATACAAAGTGATGCGAATAGCCAACAAACCCATTTTCACCAACTAA